The proteins below come from a single Antennarius striatus isolate MH-2024 chromosome 18, ASM4005453v1, whole genome shotgun sequence genomic window:
- the cop1 gene encoding E3 ubiquitin-protein ligase COP1 has protein sequence MSSNRPQQNAGGASSVPSTSSNTSTGGSGNTNGGSGANPVTSNGNSSGNVVPSRTLAPSSEGVVSVPTLAAVPSSRGGFASLSRPSVSPGSRKKSVHQTPLYNGLLNSYEDKSNDFVCPICFEMIEEAHMTKCGHSFCFKCIRQSLEDSNRCPKCNYIIDNVDQLYPNFLVNELILKQKQMSEEKRLKLDHPNGSRWQVLQGILNPDQENLDLANVNLMLELLVQKKKQLEAESQAAQRQILMEFLKEARRNKREQLEQLQKELNFLEEDIKRVEEMSGLYSPLMEAECTVPNVEAPSPAASCSSIIDTPDYSQPPGFGGTGQGKRQTWYNSTLASRRKRLTAHFEDLEQCYFSNKMSRITEEGRNLNQLDDFMECLSKFTRYNSVRPLATLSYASDLYNGSSIVSSIEFDRDCDYFAIAGVTKKIKVFEYGTVIQDAVDIHYPVNEMTCNSKISCISWSSYHKNLLASSDYEGTVILWDGFTGQRSKVYQEHEKRCWSVDFNLMDPKLLASGSDDAKVKLWSTNLDNSVASIEAKANVCCVKFSPSSRYHLAFGCADHCVHYYDLRNTKQPIMVFKGHRKAVSYAKFVNGEEIVSASTDSQLKLWNVNKPHCLRSFKGHINEKNFVGLASNGDYVACGSENNSLYLYYKGLSKTLLTFKFDTVKSVLDKDKKEDDTNEFVSAVCWRALPDGESNVLIAANSQGTIKVLELV, from the exons ATGTCAAGCAACCGGCCGCAGCAAAACGCTGGTGGTGCGAGTTCAGTGCCGAGCACCAGCAGCAACACCAGCACCGGAGGCAGTGGGAACACGAACGGCGGCAGTGGAGCCAACCCCGTGACAAGTAATGGTAACAGTTCTGGAAATGTTGTGCCCTCCCGGACCCTGGCACCATCCAGCGAGGGCGTCGTGTCGGTGCCAACTCTGGCCGCCGTACCGTCGTCTCGGGGCGGTTTTGCTTCCCTCAGCAGACCCTCCGTATCACCGGGCAGCAGAAAGAAATCCGTTCACCAAACCCCCCTTTACAACGGTCTCTTGAATTCATACGAAGATAAGAGCAATGATTTTGTCTG TCCCATCTGCTTCGAAATGATAGAAGAGGCTCACATGACAAAGTGCGGGCACAGTTTTTG TTTCAAGTGTATCcgccagagtctggaggataGCAACCGATGTCCCAAGTGTAACTATATTATTGATAATGTGGATCAGCTTTACCCAAATTTTCTTG TGAATGAGCTGATCcttaaacagaaacaaatgtcAGAGGAGAAGAGACTAAAATTAGATCATCCT AATGGATCTAGGTGGCAGGTGTTGCAAGGCATACTGAATCCTGACCAGGAGAACTTGGACCTTGCAAATGTCAATCTGATGCTGGAGTTATTGGtccagaagaagaagcagcttGAGGCA GAATCTCAAGCAGCTCAGAGACAAATCCTCATGGAGTTCCTTAAAGAAGCCAGAAGAAACAAGAGAGAG CAATTGGAACAACTGCAGAAAGAACTAAACTTCCTTGAAGAGGACATTAAGCGCGTTGAG GAAATGAGTGGGCTGTACTCACCGTTGATGGAGGCAGAGTGTACTGTGCCGAATGTCGAGGCTCCCTCACCAGCAGCCAG TTGCAGTAGTATTATTGACACACCAGACTACAGCCAGCCCCCAGGATTTGGTGGAACAGGCCAG GGGAAAAGACAGACCTGGTATAACAGCACCCTGGCAtcgaggaggaagaggctgaCTGCTCATTTTGAGGATCTGGAGCAGTGCTACTTCTCCAACAAAATGTCACGCATCACGG agGAAGGCAGGAACCTGAATCAGCTGGATGATTTTATGGAGTGCCTGTCTAAGTTCACTCGTTACAATTCTGTGCGGCCTCTCGCCACCCTCTCGTACGCCAGCGACCTCTATAATGGCTCCAGTATTGTTTCCAG TATTGAGTTTGACCGTGACTGTGACTACTTTGCCATTGCTGGGGTGACCAAGAAGATCAAAGTCTTTGAGTATGGCACTGTGATCCAAGATGCAGTGGACATCCACTACCCGGTTAATGAAATGACCTGCAATTCTAAAATCAG CTGTATCAGCTGGAGCAGTTATCACAAGAACCTTCTGGCCAGCAGTGATTATGAGGGTACAGTCATCCTATGGGATGGATTCACTGGCCAGCGGTCCAAAGTCTACCAG GAGCATGAAAAAAGGTGTTGGAGTGTAGACTTCAATCTGATGGACCCCAAGCTGCTGGCCTCTGGTTCTGATGATGCTAAAG tgaaaTTATGGTCAACCAATCTTGACAACTCAGTGGCCAGCATTGAAGCCAAGGCCAATGTCTGCTGTGTTAAATTCAGTCCATCGTCCAGGTATCATCTGGCCTTTGGCTGTGCTG ACCACTGTGTCCATTACTATGATCTACGCAACACTAAGCAACCCATCATGGTATTCAAAGGTCataggaaggcagtgtcatacGCAAAGTTTGTCAACGGAGAGGAAATTGTTTCTGC CTCAACAGACAGTCAGCTGAAGCTGTGGAACGTCAACAAACCTCATTGTCTGCGCTCCTTCAAGGGTCACATCAATGAGAAGAACTTTGTTGGCCTGGCCTCCAATGGAGACTATGTTGCCTGTG GCAGTGAAAACAACTCCCTGTACCTGTACTACAAAGGACTCTCTAAAACACTGTTAACATTCAAGTTTGACACGGTGAAGAGTGTTTTGGACAAGGACAAGAAGGAGGATGACACCAATGAGTTTGTCAGCGCTGTCTGCTGGAGAGCCCTGCCTGATGGC GAGTCCAATGTGCTGATTGCAGCAAACAGTCAAGGAACAATCAAG GTACTTGAGCTCGTCTGA